In Rhodobacter xanthinilyticus, a single window of DNA contains:
- a CDS encoding N-acetylmuramoyl-L-alanine amidase: MKRIFAALALGFLAFFGALTGARAEELAALARLEPARSAIVAQGAATEITLGLSQPVPFRAYLLDSPRRLVVDFREVDFSATRAEALAPAGAVATLRWGRFRPGWSRLVAELNTPVEIAEAVELTEPGAAQVRLRLLPVAEEEFATRVGAPSSALWDLPQPAATEPPHRRQDGTRPLRVVLDPGHGGIDPGAESGAQSEAVLVLTFARALKEALTRAGVEVVMTREEDVFVPLETRITVARATGADLLLSLHADALPEGEATGATVYHLAETAETAATQKLTERHDRDDLLSGVDLAGHDDAVAMVLMDLARTETQPRSLRLAQTLAGAIKSEGLKMHKHAVQGANFSVLKSPDIPSALLELGFLSSEADRQRLLDDAWRARMAQAAAQGVMTWAQADAAEARLLRQ, from the coding sequence ATGAAACGGATTTTCGCGGCACTCGCGCTGGGGTTCCTGGCGTTTTTCGGGGCTCTGACGGGCGCGCGCGCCGAAGAGCTCGCAGCGCTGGCGCGGCTCGAGCCCGCGCGCTCGGCGATCGTGGCGCAAGGCGCCGCGACCGAGATCACGCTCGGGCTGAGCCAGCCGGTGCCGTTTCGCGCCTATCTGCTCGACAGCCCGCGCCGCCTCGTGGTGGATTTCCGCGAGGTCGATTTCTCCGCGACCCGCGCGGAGGCGCTCGCCCCCGCCGGCGCGGTCGCGACCCTGCGCTGGGGCCGGTTCCGGCCCGGCTGGTCGCGGCTCGTGGCCGAGCTCAACACCCCCGTCGAGATCGCCGAAGCGGTGGAGCTGACTGAGCCCGGCGCCGCGCAGGTGCGCCTGCGGCTCCTGCCGGTGGCCGAGGAGGAGTTCGCCACCCGTGTCGGCGCGCCCTCCTCCGCGCTCTGGGATCTGCCGCAACCCGCCGCGACCGAGCCCCCCCACCGCCGCCAGGACGGCACCCGCCCGCTGCGCGTGGTGCTCGACCCGGGCCACGGCGGCATCGACCCGGGCGCCGAATCCGGCGCGCAATCGGAGGCGGTTCTGGTGCTGACCTTCGCGCGCGCGCTCAAAGAGGCGCTGACGCGGGCGGGCGTCGAGGTGGTGATGACGCGCGAGGAGGATGTCTTCGTGCCGCTCGAAACCCGGATCACGGTGGCGCGCGCAACCGGGGCGGATCTGCTGCTGTCGCTGCATGCCGATGCGCTGCCCGAGGGCGAGGCGACCGGCGCCACCGTCTATCACCTCGCCGAAACCGCCGAGACCGCCGCGACGCAAAAACTCACCGAGCGCCATGACCGCGACGATCTGCTCTCCGGGGTGGATCTCGCCGGCCATGACGATGCGGTGGCGATGGTGCTGATGGATCTGGCGCGCACCGAGACCCAGCCGCGCAGCCTGCGCCTTGCGCAAACCCTTGCCGGCGCGATCAAATCCGAAGGGCTCAAGATGCACAAACATGCCGTGCAGGGGGCGAATTTCTCGGTGCTGAAATCGCCCGACATCCCCTCGGCGCTGCTCGAACTGGGCTTTCTCTCCTCCGAGGCCGACCGCCAGCGCCTGCTCGATGACGCATGGCGGGCCCGCATGGCGCAGGCCGCGGCGCAAGGCGTGATGACCTGGGCGCAAGCCGATGCCGCCGAGGCGCGCCTCTTGCGCCAGTAA
- a CDS encoding M20/M25/M40 family metallo-hydrolase, translated as MTLESVLTRIDESLPEAMERLMTLLRIPSISTDPAYKAECESAADWLVTELNSLGFKAEKRRVPGHPMVVARHEGPGPHLLFYGHYDVQPVDPLTLWDRPPFEPAIEEGPNGPVIRGRGSSDDKGQLMTFLEACRAYKDVTGTLPGNLTIFFEGEEESGSPSLIPFLEANRDELACDLALICDTSMVSPGVPSIAGQLRGMLKEEFTLHGPRIDLHSGHYGGPALNPLREISKLIASFHDEAGRVAVEGFYEGVAEVPAELKRQWEACGFDEAAYLGHAGMTVAHGEAGYSALEQQWARPTLEINGLWGGYQGAGSKTVIPAEAHCKITCRLVGAMEPGDVRRKLRAHVEARLPTDARITWDSDLDGAPAAVMDTSRPEFEAARQALSEEWNREAVIVGMGGSIPIAYYFKSILGMDAMLIGYANDDDAIHSPNEKYDVKSFHKGIRSWARILDRIAK; from the coding sequence ATGACCCTCGAAAGCGTTTTGACCCGGATCGACGAGAGCTTGCCCGAAGCGATGGAGCGGCTGATGACGCTCCTGCGCATCCCGTCGATCTCCACCGATCCGGCCTATAAGGCAGAGTGCGAGAGCGCCGCCGACTGGCTCGTTACCGAGTTGAATTCGCTCGGTTTCAAGGCCGAGAAACGGAGGGTGCCGGGGCACCCGATGGTGGTGGCGCGCCATGAAGGGCCGGGGCCGCATCTGCTCTTTTACGGCCATTATGATGTGCAGCCGGTCGATCCGCTCACGCTGTGGGATCGGCCGCCGTTTGAGCCCGCGATCGAGGAGGGCCCGAACGGCCCGGTGATCCGCGGGCGCGGCTCCTCCGATGACAAGGGCCAGCTGATGACCTTCCTCGAGGCCTGCCGCGCTTACAAGGATGTGACCGGCACGCTGCCCGGCAACCTGACGATCTTCTTCGAGGGGGAGGAGGAATCGGGTTCGCCCTCGCTCATTCCGTTCCTCGAGGCCAACCGCGACGAGCTCGCCTGTGACCTCGCGCTGATCTGCGATACCTCGATGGTCTCGCCCGGCGTGCCCTCGATCGCGGGGCAGCTGCGCGGCATGCTGAAGGAGGAATTCACCCTCCACGGGCCGCGGATCGACCTGCATTCGGGCCATTACGGCGGCCCGGCGCTGAACCCCTTGCGCGAAATCTCGAAGCTGATCGCGAGCTTCCATGATGAGGCGGGCCGGGTCGCGGTCGAGGGCTTTTACGAGGGCGTCGCCGAGGTGCCGGCCGAGCTCAAGCGCCAGTGGGAGGCCTGCGGCTTCGACGAGGCGGCCTATCTCGGCCATGCCGGGATGACGGTCGCGCATGGCGAGGCGGGCTATTCCGCGCTCGAGCAGCAATGGGCGCGGCCCACGCTCGAGATCAACGGGCTCTGGGGCGGCTATCAGGGCGCGGGGTCGAAAACCGTGATCCCGGCCGAGGCGCATTGCAAGATCACCTGTCGGCTCGTCGGCGCGATGGAGCCGGGCGATGTGCGGCGCAAGCTGCGCGCCCATGTCGAGGCGCGGCTGCCCACCGATGCGCGCATCACCTGGGACAGCGATCTCGACGGCGCCCCCGCGGCGGTGATGGATACCTCGCGCCCCGAATTCGAGGCCGCGCGGCAGGCGCTCTCGGAGGAATGGAACCGCGAGGCGGTGATCGTCGGCATGGGCGGCTCGATCCCGATCGCCTATTACTTCAAGTCGATCCTCGGGATGGATGCGATGCTGATCGGCTACGCCAATGACGATGACGCGATCCACAGCCCGAACGAGAAATACGACGTGAAGAGCTTCCACAAGGGCATCCGCTCCTGGGCGCGGATCCTCGACCGGATCGCCAAGTGA
- the hemA gene encoding 5-aminolevulinate synthase — MDYNHALDTAIQRLHDEGRYRVFIDIEREKGAYPKAEWTRPDGSRKEITIWCGNDYLGMGQHPAVLAAMHEALDATGAGSGGTRNISGTTVYHKRLEAELADLHGKEAALVFSSAYIANDATLSTLHKLFPGLIIYSDELNHASMIEGIKRNGGAKRIFRHNDTAHLRELLAADDPQAPKLIAFESVYSMDGDFGPISAICDLAQEFNALTYLDEVHAVGMYGPRGAGLAEKLGEMGRIDIFNGTLGKAFGVFGGYIAASEKMVDAIRSYAPGFIFTTSLPPVVAAGAAASIAFLKTAEGQKLRDAQQLHAKVLKMRLKALGMPIIDHGSHIVPVVIGDPVHTKALSDMLLEEFGVYVQPINFPTVPRGTERLRFTPSPVHDLGQIDHLVHAMDALWSRCALNRAEASA, encoded by the coding sequence ATGGACTACAATCACGCACTCGATACCGCGATCCAACGGCTGCACGACGAAGGCCGCTATCGCGTTTTCATCGATATCGAGCGTGAGAAGGGCGCCTATCCGAAAGCGGAATGGACCCGTCCCGACGGCAGCCGCAAGGAGATCACCATCTGGTGCGGCAACGATTACCTCGGCATGGGCCAGCACCCCGCCGTCCTCGCCGCCATGCATGAGGCGCTCGACGCCACCGGCGCGGGCTCGGGCGGCACGCGCAACATCTCGGGCACCACGGTTTATCACAAGCGCCTCGAGGCGGAGCTGGCCGATCTGCATGGCAAGGAAGCCGCGCTCGTCTTCTCCTCGGCCTATATCGCCAATGACGCGACGCTCTCGACGCTGCACAAGCTGTTCCCCGGGCTGATCATCTATTCCGACGAGCTCAACCACGCCTCGATGATCGAGGGCATCAAGCGCAACGGCGGCGCCAAGCGCATCTTCCGCCACAATGACACCGCCCATCTGCGCGAACTCTTGGCCGCCGATGACCCGCAGGCGCCGAAGCTGATCGCCTTTGAATCGGTCTATTCGATGGATGGCGATTTCGGCCCGATCTCGGCGATCTGCGATCTGGCGCAGGAATTCAACGCGCTGACCTATCTCGACGAGGTCCATGCGGTGGGCATGTATGGCCCGCGCGGCGCCGGGCTTGCCGAGAAGCTCGGCGAAATGGGCCGCATCGACATCTTCAACGGCACGCTCGGCAAGGCGTTTGGCGTTTTCGGCGGCTATATCGCGGCCTCGGAAAAGATGGTCGACGCGATCCGCTCCTATGCGCCGGGCTTCATCTTCACCACCTCGCTGCCGCCGGTGGTGGCCGCCGGTGCCGCCGCCTCGATCGCGTTTCTCAAGACCGCCGAGGGGCAGAAGCTGCGCGATGCGCAACAGCTCCACGCCAAGGTGCTGAAAATGCGCCTCAAGGCGCTCGGCATGCCGATCATCGACCACGGCTCGCATATCGTGCCGGTGGTGATCGGCGACCCGGTGCATACCAAGGCGCTCTCCGACATGCTGCTCGAGGAATTCGGCGTCTACGTCCAGCCGATCAACTTCCCGACCGTGCCGCGCGGCACCGAGCGGCTGCGCTTCACGCCCTCGCCGGTGCACGATCTGGGGCAGATCGACCACCTCGTGCATGCGATGGATGCGCTCTGGTCGCGCTGTGCGCTGAATCGCGCCGAAGCCTCGGCCTGA
- a CDS encoding helix-turn-helix domain-containing protein has product MIGRRSKPSTQVEDKPKGFDDFELKLGDLMRGERATLAKSLLDVQRELRIKAAYIAAIESGDVAAFETPSFIAGYVRSYARYLGMDPDWAFARFCAESGFQPTHGMAPAASGPKPQRRPAEVAEALANPNASFIPRGQAFWTKIEPRAVGSVLVLALLAGGIGYGGWSVLQEVQRVQLAPVDQAPGVVAELDPLAAAQPAETETETASAEDSLPELPSAEALDRIYRPAALDTPVLIARDGPIAAIDPAQAGLLVGTGAAAPAAPAGNSIEMALAEAGESALPSGPAVVRTLGAEAPEVEVLAVRPSWVRISAADGTVIFEKVMDAGERFALPKLAEAPQMRTGESGAIYFAVNGVAHGPVGARGEVTKGIVLSAEALSAKYAAADMASDSDLAKMVAVADSGAPVPVE; this is encoded by the coding sequence ATGATCGGGCGGAGGAGCAAACCTTCGACGCAGGTTGAGGACAAGCCGAAAGGCTTCGACGATTTCGAGCTCAAGCTCGGCGACCTGATGCGCGGCGAGCGTGCAACGCTCGCGAAATCCCTTCTGGATGTGCAGCGCGAGCTGCGCATCAAGGCCGCCTATATCGCCGCGATCGAAAGCGGCGATGTCGCGGCCTTCGAGACCCCCTCCTTCATCGCGGGCTATGTGCGCTCCTACGCGCGCTATCTCGGCATGGACCCGGATTGGGCCTTCGCGCGGTTCTGCGCCGAATCGGGCTTCCAGCCGACCCATGGCATGGCGCCCGCCGCCTCGGGCCCGAAACCGCAGCGCCGCCCCGCCGAAGTGGCCGAGGCGCTGGCCAATCCGAACGCCTCCTTCATCCCGCGCGGCCAGGCCTTCTGGACGAAGATCGAACCGCGCGCGGTAGGCTCGGTGCTGGTGCTGGCGCTGCTCGCGGGCGGCATCGGCTACGGCGGCTGGTCGGTCCTGCAAGAGGTCCAGCGCGTGCAGCTCGCCCCCGTCGATCAGGCGCCGGGCGTGGTGGCCGAGCTCGACCCGCTCGCCGCGGCGCAGCCCGCCGAGACCGAGACCGAGACCGCCTCGGCCGAGGACAGCCTGCCCGAGCTCCCCTCCGCCGAAGCGCTCGACCGGATCTATCGCCCGGCCGCGCTCGACACCCCGGTTCTGATCGCCCGCGATGGCCCGATCGCCGCGATCGACCCGGCGCAGGCGGGGCTCCTCGTCGGCACCGGCGCCGCGGCCCCCGCCGCGCCCGCCGGCAACTCGATCGAGATGGCGCTCGCCGAAGCCGGCGAAAGCGCCCTGCCCTCCGGCCCCGCGGTCGTGCGCACGCTCGGCGCCGAGGCGCCCGAGGTCGAAGTGCTCGCCGTCCGGCCCTCCTGGGTGCGGATCTCGGCAGCCGACGGCACGGTGATCTTCGAGAAGGTCATGGATGCGGGCGAACGCTTCGCGCTGCCCAAACTCGCCGAAGCGCCGCAGATGCGCACCGGCGAATCCGGCGCGATCTATTTCGCGGTGAATGGCGTCGCGCATGGCCCGGTCGGCGCGCGCGGCGAGGTCACCAAGGGCATCGTGCTCTCCGCCGAGGCGCTCAGCGCGAAATATGCCGCCGCCGACATGGCCTCGGACAGCGATCTGGCCAAGATGGTCGCGGTTGCCGACAGCGGCGCCCCGGTGCCGGTCGAATAA
- the ispG gene encoding flavodoxin-dependent (E)-4-hydroxy-3-methylbut-2-enyl-diphosphate synthase — protein MSLNPVRPWRNIYRRTSRQIMVGRVPVGGDAPISVQTMTNTDTSDVKATLDQVLRAADVGADIVRVSTPDEASTRALKEICRESPVPIVADIHFHYKRAIEAAEAGAACLRINPGNIGDATRVREVIRAAKDHGCSIRIGVNAGSLEKHLLEKYGEPCPEAMVESGLDHIKILQDNDFHEFKISVKASDVFLAAAAYQALAEATDAPIHLGITEAGGLMSGTVKSAIGLGNLLWMGIGDTIRVSLSADPVEEVKVGYEILKSLGLRTRGVQIISCPSCARQGFDVIKTVEALEKRLEHIKTPMSLSIIGCVVNGPGEALMTDIGFTGGGAGSGMVYLAGKQDHKLSNDKMIDHIVELVEKRAAAIEAEESAKG, from the coding sequence ATGTCGCTCAACCCCGTTCGCCCGTGGCGCAATATCTACCGCCGCACCTCGCGTCAGATCATGGTCGGGCGCGTGCCCGTGGGCGGCGATGCGCCGATCTCGGTGCAGACGATGACCAACACCGACACCTCCGACGTCAAGGCGACGCTCGATCAGGTGCTGCGCGCGGCCGATGTCGGCGCCGATATCGTGCGCGTGTCGACCCCCGATGAGGCCTCGACCCGCGCGCTGAAGGAGATCTGCCGCGAGAGCCCGGTGCCGATCGTGGCCGATATCCATTTCCACTACAAACGCGCGATCGAGGCGGCCGAGGCGGGCGCGGCCTGCCTGCGCATCAACCCCGGCAATATCGGCGATGCGACCCGCGTGCGCGAGGTGATCCGCGCCGCCAAGGACCACGGCTGCTCGATCCGCATCGGCGTGAACGCGGGCTCGCTCGAGAAACATCTGCTCGAGAAATATGGCGAGCCCTGCCCCGAGGCGATGGTCGAAAGCGGGCTCGACCATATCAAGATCCTGCAAGACAACGATTTTCATGAGTTCAAGATCTCGGTGAAGGCCTCCGACGTGTTCCTCGCCGCGGCCGCCTATCAGGCGCTGGCCGAGGCCACCGACGCGCCGATCCACCTCGGCATCACCGAGGCTGGCGGGCTGATGTCGGGCACGGTGAAATCCGCGATCGGGCTGGGCAACCTGTTGTGGATGGGGATCGGCGACACGATCCGCGTGAGCCTCTCGGCCGATCCGGTCGAGGAGGTCAAGGTCGGCTACGAGATCCTGAAATCGCTCGGCCTGCGCACGCGCGGCGTGCAGATCATCTCCTGCCCCTCCTGCGCGCGGCAGGGCTTTGACGTGATCAAGACCGTCGAGGCGCTGGAAAAACGCCTCGAGCATATCAAGACGCCGATGAGCCTGTCGATCATCGGCTGCGTGGTGAACGGCCCGGGCGAGGCGCTGATGACCGATATCGGCTTCACCGGCGGCGGTGCGGGGTCGGGCATGGTCTATCTGGCCGGCAAACAGGACCACAAACTCTCCAATGACAAGATGATCGACCATATCGTCGAGCTCGTCGAGAAACGCGCCGCCGCCATCGAGGCCGAGGAAAGCGCCAAGGGCTGA
- a CDS encoding DUF1236 domain-containing protein: MTLRNTLLPLTLAGVMIAGSASAFEAVTTEPSNLRAGPSAETAVLTGLNAQTALEVNGCLDTRDWCEVKTGGQMGWLRGTEIAVKSGDAIIPLSDGPKDLTVKTVTYVDKAEHEEHEGATAAGMTAGAAVAATAVGGPAAMIAGAIIGGSLGAAASVPDEQVVTYVEAHPVDPIYLEGEVTAGAILPETVTLVPVPDTTYAYLNVNDRPVLVEPETRQILYVVN, encoded by the coding sequence ATGACCCTTCGGAACACCCTGCTGCCGCTGACCTTGGCCGGCGTGATGATCGCGGGCTCGGCCTCGGCCTTCGAGGCGGTGACCACCGAGCCCTCGAACCTGCGCGCGGGCCCGAGCGCCGAGACCGCCGTGCTGACCGGGCTGAACGCCCAGACCGCGCTCGAGGTGAACGGCTGTCTCGATACCCGCGACTGGTGCGAGGTGAAGACCGGCGGCCAGATGGGCTGGCTGCGCGGCACCGAGATCGCGGTGAAATCGGGCGATGCGATCATCCCCCTCTCCGATGGGCCGAAGGATCTGACCGTGAAAACCGTGACTTACGTCGACAAGGCCGAGCATGAAGAGCATGAGGGCGCAACCGCCGCCGGCATGACCGCCGGCGCCGCCGTGGCCGCCACCGCGGTCGGCGGCCCGGCGGCGATGATCGCCGGCGCGATCATCGGCGGCTCGCTCGGCGCGGCGGCGAGCGTGCCCGACGAACAGGTCGTGACCTATGTCGAGGCGCATCCGGTCGACCCGATCTATCTCGAGGGCGAAGTGACCGCCGGCGCGATCCTGCCCGAGACCGTGACCCTCGTCCCGGTGCCCGACACCACCTACGCCTATCTCAACGTCAACGACCGGCCGGTGCTCGTCGAGCCGGAGACGCGCCAGATCCTCTATGTGGTGAACTGA